One stretch of Salmo trutta chromosome 7, fSalTru1.1, whole genome shotgun sequence DNA includes these proteins:
- the LOC115197399 gene encoding teashirt homolog 3-like produces the protein MPRRKQEAPKRAAAYSPEEMKEEVEGEDVDFPEEGESSENDLLTKEPLGDQDSIAGAELSAQEMDSESHVSEASDPLSDFETTSVKSEEGPGKEPLNGAGVRVGTPSGLDAPLAQDTLEQMKEIYSSFLTNSYWSPLNFNSTLTQTPTPVEKPPRTSSTSSSCSSSSYDWHQSAVAKSLQQQASQSLHNPPPSEPSIFSTVQLHRQNPRLYGNIFTGASKFRCKGCSAAYDTLVELTVHMNETGHYRDDNHDRGANGAKGRWSKPRKRSLLEMEGKEDAAKVLKCMYCGHSFESLQDLSVHMIKTKHYQKVPLKEPMAPVAAKMISRKRGPLSGSLDLPGSPRSREVTPKPKAFLGSDHNIPSNKASNPYITPNNRFGHQNGASYAWQFESRKSQILKCMECGSSHNTLQELTAHMMVTGHFLRVTNCNPPSKRGGRLVPEAMSPSPVQATPPNEEQVQSIPLAPSTFSPPPPSAVSPPAISPPLKDIKKEEMEEEFTQDMVSHDKQVLNGDDDDEVEEKFDISTKYNYLTEEDLKESPKGGFDILKSLENTVTSAINKAQSGNPSWGGYPSIHAAYQFPNSLKMPQGSPEKSSPVKYLFTGGEGGLSSLSKSQPLISPPDSQSSALPHLNNFQAMEELVKKVTEKVAKVERRVKNKVSPKKEVNLSPCSSEGWESTGADSPREWRSVTLASSDGGSHSDRVSPSERERMREMVQSPASALSCSTAFITGHAPLEQPFVNPLSALQSVMNIHLGKAAKPTLPSQDPLSLLSRLSQSMAERAAVAAPPTHNKQKPVPVARSSVCQSSDDQPMDLTKGKSDRGGSIGSAPLTPSSTASSISPSSMVTPAKMTVVSPFTSSSPHHENALSDISDMLRNLTQSAHHISMPPSRTRITERVTDMVGSTTAEDAEGSMANKRKGRQSNWNPQHLILLQAQFSSSLRQTSEGKYIMSDLSPQEKMHVSRFTGLSMTTISHWLANVKYQLRRTGRTKFLKNLDSGHPVFFCSECASQIRTPTAYICHLESHLGFRLKDLAKLSPKQTLRDSLKGGSDKLLLPDPFLLSSPPSSQSLEEGSGTVYRCQLCIRKFASKHAIKLHLSKSHGMSPEDHLLYVSEIEKH, from the exons ATGCCGCGGAGGAAGCAAGAAGCGCCCAAGCGCGCTGCAG CCTACTCTCCagaggagatgaaggaggaggtggaaggagagGACGTGGACTttccagaggagggagagagctcaGAAAATGACCTTCTCACCAAAGAGCCACTGGGTGACCAGGACTCCATTGCTGGGGCTGAGCTCTCTGCTCAGGAGATGGACAGTGAATCACACGTGAGCGAGGCCAGCGACCCCCTCTCAGACTTTGAGACCACCTCGGTAAAATCTGAGGAGGGGCCTGGCAAAGAGCCTCTGAACGGTGCAGGGGTGAGGGTAGGGACCCCCTCGGGCCTGGACGCTCCCTTGGCGCAGGACACCCTGGAACAGATGAAGGAAATCTACTCCAGCTTCCTGACAAACTCCTATTGGTCACCCCTGAACTTTAACTCAACCCTAACACAGACACCGACACCCGTGGAGAAGCCACCGCGGACTAGCAGCACTAGCAGtagctgcagcagcagtagttatGACTGGCACCAGTCTGCAGTGGCTAAGTCCCTGCAGCAGCAGGCCTCACAGAGCCTCCACAACCCTCCTCCCTCTGAGCCCAGTATCTTCAGCACAGTACAGCTCCACAGGCAGAACCCCAGACTGTACGGCAACATCTTCACCGGGGCCAGCAAGTTCCGCTGCAAGGGTTGCAGCGCTGCTTACGACACCCTGGTGGAACTCACTGTGCACATGAATGAAACGGGTCACTACCGCGATGACAACCACGATAGGGGAGCCAATGGGGCCAAGGGGCGCTGGTCCAAGCCTCGCAAGCGCTCCCTGCTGGAGATGGAGGGCAAGGAGGATGCCGCGAAGGTGCTGAAGTGCATGTACTGTGGCCACTCCTTCGAGTCCCTGCAGGACCTGAGCGTCCACATGATCAAGACCAAACACTACCAGAAAGTGCCTCTGAAGGAACCCATGGCCCCTGTGGCAGCCAAAATGATCTCAAGGAAGAGAGGCCCACTCTCTGGGAGCCTGGACCTCCCTGGCTCCCCACGCTCAAGAGAGGTGACCCCCAAGCCCAAAGCCTTCCTAGGTAGTGACCACAACATCCCATCCAACAAGGCTTCCAACCCCTACATCACCCCCAACAACCGCTTCGGCCACCAGAACGGCGCCAGCTATGCATGGCAGTTCGAATCTCGCAAGTCCCAGATCCTCAAGTGCATGGAGTGCGGGAGTTCCCACAATACACTGCAGGAGCTGACCGCCCACATGATGGTGACGGGTCACTTCCTCCGGGTCACCAACTGCAACCCCCCTAGTAAGAGAGGAGGTAGGCTAGTCCCAGAGGCCATGTCCCCCAGCCCTGTACAGGCCACGCCCCCCAATGAGGAGCAGGTTCAATCTATCCCATTAGCTCCTTCTACattctcccctcctccaccctctgccGTTTCACCCCCGgctatctcccctcctctcaaagACATTAagaaagaggagatggaggaagagtTTACCCAGGACATGGTCAGCCATGACAAGCAGGTGTTGAACGGGGACGATGAtgatgaggtggaggagaagTTTGACATCTCCACCAAGTATAACTATCTGACTGAGGAGGACCTGAAAGAGAGCCCCAAGGGCGGCTTCGACATCCTCAAGTCCCTGGAGAACACCGTGACATCAGCGATCAACAAAGCCCAGAGTGGTAACCCCAGCTGGGGGGGATACCCCAGTATCCATGCTGCCTATCAGTTCCCCAACTCCCTGAAAATGCCCCAGGGTAGCCCTGAGAAGAGCTCCCCTGTCAAGTACCTGTTcactggaggggagggggggctcTCCTCCCTCAGCAAGTCCCAGCCCCTGATCTCCCCACCCGATAGTCAGAGCTCTGCCCTCCCCCACCTCAACAACTTCCAGGCCATGGAGGAGCTGGTGAAGAAGGTGACAGAGAAAGTGGCCAAAGTGGAGAGGAGGGTAAAGAACAAGGTGTCCCCCAAGAAAGAGGTGAACCTCTCACCCTGTAGCAGTGAGGGGTGGGAATCCACTGGAGCAGACTCACCCCGAGAGTGGAGGTCAGTGACCCTGGCTAGCAGCGACGGAGGTAGCCATAGCGACAGGGTCTCACCGTCTGAGAGAGAGCGCATGAGAGAAATGGTCCAATCACCTGCCTCCGCTTTGAGCTGCAGCACAGCCTTCATAACAGGCCACGCCCCTCTGGAGCAGCCCTTTGTTAACCCTTTAAGTGCCCTTCAGTCTGTGATGAATATCCACCTGGGAAAAGCAGCCAAGCCCACCCTGCCCAGCCAGGACCCTCTCAGTCTGCTGTCCAGGCTGAGCCAGAGTATGGCCGAGAGGGCCGCCGTGGCCGCTCCCCCCACGCACAACAAACAAAAACCAGTGCCCGTGGCTCGTAGTAGTGTCTGTCAGTCCAGTGATGACCAGCCCATGGACCTGACCAAAGGGAAGAGTGATCGAGGGGGCTCTATTGGCTCTGCTCCTCTGACTCCCTCCTCAAcagcctcctccatctccccttcCTCAATGGTGACCCCTGCTAAAATGACCGTGGTCTCTCCCTTCACATCCAGCAGCCCGCACCATGAAAACGCCCTGTCGGACATCTCCGACATGTTGAGGAACCTGACGCAATCAGCACACCACATCTCCATGCCCCCCTCACGGACCAGGATCACGGAGCGGGTCACAGACATGGTGGGCTCCACCACCGCAGAGGATGCTGAGGGGTCCATGGCCAATAAGAGGAAGGGCCGTCAGTCCAACTGGAACCCCCAGCACCTGATCCTCCTGCAGGCCCAGTTCTCCTCCAGCCTCAGGCAGACGTCCGAGGGGAAGTACATCATGTCCGACCTGAGCCCCCAGGAGAAGATGCACGTGTCCCGTTTCACTGGCCTTTCCATGACCACCATCAGCCACTGGCTGGCCAACGTCAAGTACCAGCTGAGGAGGACTGGCCGGACCAAGTTCCTCAAGAACCTGGACTCGGGCCACCCAGTGTTCTTCTGCAGCGAGTGTGCTTCACAGATCCGGACCCCCACTGCCTACATTTGCCACCTGGAGTCCCACCTGGGCTTCAGACTGAAGGACCTGGCCAAGCTCTCCCCCAAACAGACCCTGAGGGACTCCTTGAAAGGTGGGTCTGATAAACTGCTCCTACCggaccccttcctcctctcttctccaccctcctcccagTCACTGGAGGAGGGCAGTGGGACTGTGTACCGGTGCCAGCTGTGTATCCGTAAGTTTGCCAGTAAGCATGCCATCAAGCTCCACCTCAGCAAGAGCCACGGGATGTCCCCGGAGGACCATCTGCTGTATGTCTCTGAGATAGAGAAACACTAG